TGATTCCGATAGCGTTTTTTGCGTCCGAAATCGTATATTTGGAATTTATAAAGAACTCCGGGAAAGAATTGATTCTACCCGTGAGCGGATACGATCCGCGCGATTTGTTGTCCGGTCATTATCTTCGGTACAACATAGAATATCAAACATACTCGATTTGTAACTCGTCTACGGAGAATCAGAACGAATCTTATAAGTTTGATAAGAATGCGGCGCATTGTGTCTGCTATTCTCATCCGGGAAAAATCGAAGAAGGCGACGGAACCTTTGTCGAAAACTGCAACGCAGAAATATTACAAGATCGTAAAGTTTGCAAGTTGTATTTGCGGGGGACCTGTCAATACGGAAGATTCAAGATCGGGAATGAGCGTTTTTACGTAAACGAAACCAAGGCACTCGACTATGAAAAACGTCTTCGAGACGAAAACGTTCATATTCGATTGAAGGTGGACGAAGAAGGAAAAGCCCTTACGGATTCTCTGATTTGGGCGGACGGATCTTCGCTGTAACTTCGTTGAGACTGCAGAAGTCGTTTTCACCGTATCCGGCGTTCATTCCTTTGTCGTAGATCGAAGGAAGATTTTTGCAGAGGGACAAATCCGTTCGGGATTCTTTCGCGAGTTCGATCGCGTGAAAGACGTCTTTTCTCATATTTTTGAGTGAGAAGTGTGTTTCGTAGTTTCCGCTGAACACGAAAGGAAACTTGAATTCTGCGATTCCCGATTTAGCCGCAGATTGAAGAAGAATGTCTTTTAGAATTTCAGCGTCGACTCCGGAATTTTGAACGAGCGCAAATCCTTCCATATATACTTCGAAGATTCCCGCTTGGATCATGTTCAATGCAAGTTTTGCCTTTTGTCCGTCTCCAACCGTACCGCAATAGACCGTATTTTTTCCGCAAGTGTCCAAGAAGAATTGAACGTCCGCGACTTCTTCTTTTCTGGCTCCGATCATAAAAAGAATCTGGCCGTCTCTTGCGGCGTTTTTAGATCCTGTCATCGGAGAATCATAAAAACGGATTTTTCTTTCGCTACATTCTTTCGCTAAACGAAGGGTCAAGGGAAGAGATGTGGTTCCGCAATCCAGGATGACTTTCGGCTTTGTTTCCAATAAACCCGATCGTAAGACTTCCTTTTCCACGACTTCGTCTTCCGTAAGACAAAGGATCACCAGATCGCTTTGTTTAGCCGCTTGTGTGGCCGTCGTGAAGATTTCAGAATTTTCATTCTTGAGATCCCTGATCTTTTCGGTATTCCTTGTATAAAGTCTAACCTTGTGTCCTGCGTTTAATAGATTCGAGGCTATTCCTCGCCCCATGATCCCTGTTCCGATTATGGAAATTGTATTTTGTTTCATTATAATATAGAATAAAAATAAATTAGAATATTAAAAAGCGCTTAATGCGGCGCGGATAAAGCTTGTTACAGGGGCTTGTTCTCTCGTATCTTCCAGTCCTTCTCTGAGTTCCCGTAAAACGATTTGTGCGTCCGTTAGGACCGTGTTTACATTCTTATGGACGTCATCGTTGTTGATCAATCTTCCTAAACTTCCGTCTCCGGTATTGATTTTGGTGGTGATGTCGGCGATGTTCGAGAATGTTTTTCGTATATCACCCCGGTTTTCGGAAATGAGTTCCGATAAACTTACCAAAGGATCCTGGAGAACTCTTCCTTTGAGGGCGCCCGCCGTTTTGTAGTCGATCATGGTAACCGGAGTCGATCTCGTCTTTAGTTTTTGGGATTCCGGGTCCGTTGTTCCCGGATCGATCGAGATGACGCGACCGGTCAAAAGACTTTCGTTTTTGATGATGATGTCATAGTTGTCGTAGAGTCTGATTTTTTCTTTTAAGAGGAGCGTGACTTCCACTCGGGTTCCAATTCCCAGATCTCCGCTTTGTACTTCGAGACCGTTTTCGTCGATTTGGATGAGTCGGATCGAGGAAACATAACCGAAGGGAACCCCTTGTACGGTTACTTTGTTTCCCACCTTAATTCCTTCCGCGTTTCGAAAGGTGATCTTCATAAATTCTCCTCGTTTTTTGACGGGGCCTCCTTCGGTGATGATCGTAAAATAACCTACAACTCCGACGGCCGCCGTAAAGATGATTCCGACGAGTAAATAACGCAGTGAACTCATATTCGTTTCTCCTAATGGATCTTTCGATCGATTCTATTTTGTTTCCAGGATCATCGGACCCTTCGTCTTTCCATGAATGAATTGTTGAATCAGTTCGTTATCCGAGTTCTGGATCTCTTGTGCGGTTCCGGTAAATACGATTTTACCCTTATAGACAAAGCTGATTCGATCCGCGATCATATAAGCGCTGGACATATCGTGAGTTACTACGACTTGCGCGGCCCCGGTTTCCTTTTGAATTTTAAGTACGAGTTCGTTGATCACGTTAGACATCACCGGATCGAGACCGGAAGTCGGTTCGTCATAAAGAATGATTTCCGGATTTGTAGTGATGGCTCTTGCGATTCCCGCCCTTTTTTTCATTCCTCCGGAAATATCGTTCGGAAAATTATCCTTCGCGATCACCATATCCACTAATTTAAGTTTTTCCATCACGATCTCTTTGATCTTTTGCTCGGTCGCGAGTTTGTGTTCCCTCAATGGGAGGGCCACGTTATCAAACACGGTCAACCAGTTGATTAAAGCTCCCGATTGAAATAGAACCCCCATTCTCGCCCGTAACTTCTCTTTGGTTTTGGTATTCACTCTGGATATGCTTTCCCCGAAGATATAACATTCTCCGGCGTCCGGTTCGAGAAGTCCGGTGATATGTTTGAGTGTGACCGATTTTCCAGTTCCGGACGGACCTACGATCACCAAGGTTTCTCCTTTTCTTACTTGGAGATCCAGGCCTGAAAGTATCTTCCTACTTCCAAAACTTTTATGGATGTTTTTGAGTTCGATTGCAAGAGGTTCCATATCTATTCTCTATAAAGAAGGGCGGTAATCATATATCCGGTGAAGATGACCATCAAGAAAGAGGTCACAACGGATTCTCTCGTGGCTCGTCCGACTCCGATCGCTCCACCCGAAGTTCTCAATCCGTGAGAACAGGAAATCGAGGATACGATGATCCCGAAGATGAATCCTTTGAGGATTCCCACATACAAATCCTTGAGTCCTGGGATGGAGGCGACTCGATCAAAGACATCTCTGAAATAGGTAAAATAATCGATTCCTAATTGAAAATAGCCGACGATCGCTCCTCCGATGATTCCGAGTATTGTGGAATACACACAAAGAACCGGGACCATGACGGAAAATCCAAGGATTCTTGGAAAGATCAGATAACGCACCGGATCGATGGACATCACTTCCAGTGCGTCGATTTCTTCGGAGACTTTCATCGTTCCGATCTCGGCCGCCATCGCGGAGCCTATGGACGCCGAAAGAATCAAGGCGGTCATAAAGGGAGACATCTCCCGCGTCAAAGTGATCGTCATCAGAAGTCCGATTTGTCCTTCCGCTCCGAAGTCCTTCAGACCCAGGCCGGTGTTCAGCGACATGATCATTCCCGTAAAAACCGCCACGATCGATACTACGGAGATACTCCCCACTCCTGTGATATACATCTGATCCAGGATTTCTTTTCTCTTAAAAAAACTGTAAGGAAGGTTTAGAATACTCTCATATACCAGGAGAATCGTAAACCCGCTCGCGTAGAAAAATTCGGTGGATCTGGATTTTATTTTTTCGATCATATTTTGATGAACCAGAGAAGTTGTAGATTCCGATTCGATTCGATTCTTTCATAACCGATGAGACCGTAAAGAAATTTCCAGGAAGTTTTTTCGGGGGTCAGGGAAAGTTCCAAAACAAACGGAACGCTTGCGTGAAACTCGGTCTCGGTCCATCTCTGAGAATAGGCCCTCATCAAAACGGAGAATCTTTTTTCTCCGTTGGAAAGTTTTTGATATTCCACGAGGGACCAAAGGGGATCCCAGATTCGATCCACAACCTCGGACTTGATCGGAAAAAGAGACAGTAGATTCCAGACGACGTTTCCTTCTCTATCTTTCTGGTATTTGAAGAAAGGCCATACTTTAAGATAACGTTCGTCCCGATCCCATTGGACGTAATGTCTTCTCGAATTGAAAAAGAAAGGAATCAAGAACGTATCATCGGATT
Above is a genomic segment from Leptospira stimsonii containing:
- a CDS encoding NAD(P)-dependent oxidoreductase, translating into MKQNTISIIGTGIMGRGIASNLLNAGHKVRLYTRNTEKIRDLKNENSEIFTTATQAAKQSDLVILCLTEDEVVEKEVLRSGLLETKPKVILDCGTTSLPLTLRLAKECSERKIRFYDSPMTGSKNAARDGQILFMIGARKEEVADVQFFLDTCGKNTVYCGTVGDGQKAKLALNMIQAGIFEVYMEGFALVQNSGVDAEILKDILLQSAAKSGIAEFKFPFVFSGNYETHFSLKNMRKDVFHAIELAKESRTDLSLCKNLPSIYDKGMNAGYGENDFCSLNEVTAKIRPPKSENP
- the mce gene encoding mammalian cell entry protein Mce produces the protein MSSLRYLLVGIIFTAAVGVVGYFTIITEGGPVKKRGEFMKITFRNAEGIKVGNKVTVQGVPFGYVSSIRLIQIDENGLEVQSGDLGIGTRVEVTLLLKEKIRLYDNYDIIIKNESLLTGRVISIDPGTTDPESQKLKTRSTPVTMIDYKTAGALKGRVLQDPLVSLSELISENRGDIRKTFSNIADITTKINTGDGSLGRLINNDDVHKNVNTVLTDAQIVLRELREGLEDTREQAPVTSFIRAALSAF
- a CDS encoding ABC transporter ATP-binding protein, yielding MEPLAIELKNIHKSFGSRKILSGLDLQVRKGETLVIVGPSGTGKSVTLKHITGLLEPDAGECYIFGESISRVNTKTKEKLRARMGVLFQSGALINWLTVFDNVALPLREHKLATEQKIKEIVMEKLKLVDMVIAKDNFPNDISGGMKKRAGIARAITTNPEIILYDEPTSGLDPVMSNVINELVLKIQKETGAAQVVVTHDMSSAYMIADRISFVYKGKIVFTGTAQEIQNSDNELIQQFIHGKTKGPMILETK
- a CDS encoding MlaE family ABC transporter permease, producing MIEKIKSRSTEFFYASGFTILLVYESILNLPYSFFKRKEILDQMYITGVGSISVVSIVAVFTGMIMSLNTGLGLKDFGAEGQIGLLMTITLTREMSPFMTALILSASIGSAMAAEIGTMKVSEEIDALEVMSIDPVRYLIFPRILGFSVMVPVLCVYSTILGIIGGAIVGYFQLGIDYFTYFRDVFDRVASIPGLKDLYVGILKGFIFGIIVSSISCSHGLRTSGGAIGVGRATRESVVTSFLMVIFTGYMITALLYRE
- a CDS encoding GDYXXLXY domain-containing protein, with the protein product MKILKILLPIALLIPIAFFASEIVYLEFIKNSGKELILPVSGYDPRDLLSGHYLRYNIEYQTYSICNSSTENQNESYKFDKNAAHCVCYSHPGKIEEGDGTFVENCNAEILQDRKVCKLYLRGTCQYGRFKIGNERFYVNETKALDYEKRLRDENVHIRLKVDEEGKALTDSLIWADGSSL